One genomic window of Arachis stenosperma cultivar V10309 chromosome 10, arast.V10309.gnm1.PFL2, whole genome shotgun sequence includes the following:
- the LOC130956566 gene encoding uncharacterized protein LOC130956566 encodes MESVASNSDNNNNNSSSSSSSSSSQQNHHHHHPRFKPSQPISDRIVRALRHRLLLLHRSTTTFFVLGATANVYTVNLSSTPSCTCPDRTTPCKHILFVLIRVLGVPLDDACLRRRTLRPCQVQRLMAAPTLPEAVAGDALKQRFRQVFLEGGGSSLSSSSIETEEGATCPVCMEEMGKEEKLVACGTCRNPIHEECLMRWKRSSGRRSASCVICRARWRNRAEQDKYVNLSAYVSEDDDVMPPPSSSLCTDHP; translated from the coding sequence ATGGAATCCGTTGCTTCTAATtctgataataataataataattcttctTCGTCATCATCGTCGTCTTCGTCGCAGCAGAatcatcaccaccaccacccccGGTTCAAGCCGAGCCAACCAATCTCGGACCGGATAGTCCGTGCCCTGAGGCACcgcctcctcctcctccaccgCTCCACCACCACCTTCTTCGTCTTGGGCGCCACCGCGAACGTCTACACGGTGAACCTCTCGTCCACACCATCATGCACGTGCCCGGACCGAACCACCCCATGCAAGCACATCCTCTTCGTCCTCATCCGTGTCCTGGGCGTGCCCCTCGACGACGCCTGCCTAAGGCGGAGGACCCTCCGACCCTGCCAGGTCCAGCGCCTGATGGCGGCACCCACGCTCCCCGAGGCAGTGGCGGGGGACGCGCTGAAGCAGAGGTTCCGGCAGGTGTTCTTGGAGGGAGGAGGATCGTCGTTATCGTCGTCGTCGATCGAGACGGAGGAGGGCGCCACGTGTCCCGTGTGCATGGAAGAGATGGGGAAGGAAGAGAAGCTTGTGGCATGTGGGACATGCAGGAACCCTATCCATGAAGAGTGCCTTATGAGGTGGAAGAGGAGCAGTGGGAGGAGATCGGCGAGTTGCGTGATATGCAGGGCACGGTGGCGGAATAGggcggaacaggataagtaTGTTAACCTCTCCGCGTATGTTAGCGAGGATGATGATGTCATGCCACCCCCTTCTTCGTCTCTCTGCACTGATCATCCCTAG
- the LOC130955479 gene encoding ultraviolet-B receptor UVR8 isoform X2, with protein sequence MDDAGNIPNSGNPSHKAIAVTAGEAHTLLLTGDGSVYSWGRGMFGRLGHGSEKDELLPVQVKFQNPNGGEAETPKIVAIASGAYHNLALADDGSVWSWGYNIYGEDTPDENSIGGVYNLAPHLLNKFPESHPLDSSTGVSEVEGKGSIKIHAVKAGGMMSMAIDNRGTLWMWGNCPQESKGEFSLVSSFIPMPILAFHGLNVAKVACGNEHVVALVSAGESNNGEDLVCYSWGVNNHGQLGLGDRENRAHPEVVKTFGEESPWTIYDIACGAAHTALLTRKKKSTELESKCWTFGLGDNGQLGHGTTQSALFPTPVQDLPQDISLIGIDCGLFHTSVVSSSGDVWSWGMEKGLGLCPDAGRGSSDSGDALSPLLKPCAPYQPKFPDPVQVACGAAHTVIVARDGYKVWSWGRGRCGVLGTGNELDCYTPTKVRWPPATEDSEEEEAKSSLEQDREKEKEAEVKTETDEKLSSALNELKQLQLKLSTMEQYASILHGCVFGKPFAEQDVPASLKDSGSFNIAKEWENMLETADHRTLMRLEMFYRDMLAGVKDKQMKRRIKEIVKECLQSPEPKN encoded by the exons ATGGACGACGCCGGAAACATTCCAAACTCCGGCAACCCATCGCACAAGGCCATCGCCGTCACTGCCGGGGAAGCGCACACTCTCCTTCTTACTG GGGATGGGAGTGTGTACTCATGGGGAAGAGGAATGTTTGGGAGGCTTGGCCATGGTTCAGAAAAGGATGAGCTTTTACCAGTTCAGGTCAAGTTTCAGAACCCTAATGGAGGAGAAGCAGAAACACCCAAAATTGTTGCTATTGCTTCTGGTGCATATCATAATCTTGCTCTTGCAG ATGACGGGTCCGTTTGGAGTTGGGGTTACAATATTT ACGGAGAGGATACACCTGATGAAAATTCTATTGGTGGAGTTTATAACCTAGCGCCCCACTTATTGAATAAGTTTCCCGAGTCGCACCCACTTGATTCTTCAACTGGTGTCTCTGAAGTAGAAGGAAAAGGATCAATTAAG ATACATGCTGTCAAAGCAGGAGGAATGATGTCTATGGCTATTGATAATCGTGGCACCCTCTGGATGTGGGGAAACTGCCCACAAGAAAGCAAAGGTGAATTCTCTCTTGTAAGTAGTTTCATTCCAATGCCAATACTGGCCTTTCATGGCCTTAATGTTGCCAAGGTTGCATGTGGAAATGAGCATGTTGTAGCATTGGTTAGTGCCGGAGAATCAAACAATGGTGAAGATTTGGTCTGCTACTCTTGGGGTGTTAACAACCATGGCCAGTTAGGATTGGGGGATAGGGAGAACAGGGCACATCCAGAAGTTGTGAAAACATTTGGTGAGGAGTCCCCTTGGACAATTTATGACATAGCATGTGGTGCTGCTCACACTGCCTTGCTCACTCGCAAAAAGAAATCTACCGAGTTGGAAAGCAAGTGCTGGACTTTTGGCCTTGGGGATAATGGCCAACTCGGGCATGGAACAACACAAAGCGCATTATTTCCTACACCTGTTCAAGACTTGCCGCAAGATATATCTCTTATTGGTATCGATTGCGGCTTGTTTCATACAAGTGTGGTTTCCTCATCAGGGGATGTGTGGTCATGGGGAATGGAGAAGGGTCTTGGCTTATGCCCTGATGCTGGTCGTGGTTCATCAGATTCTGGTGATGCCCTCTCACCCTTGCTTAAACCGTGTGCTCCATACCAACCTAAGTTTCCAGATCCGGTTCAAGTTGCATGTGGAGCTGCACATACTGTTATTGTTGCGCGGGATGGATATAAGGTGTGGTCTTGGGGTAGGGGGCGATGTGGAGTTCTTGGAACTGGTAACGAACTGGATTGTTATACCCCCACAAAGGTGCGGTGGCCTCCAGCGACCGAAGATTCAGAGGAAGAGGAAGCAAAGAGCTCCCTCGAGCAGgacagagagaaagaaaaggaggCCGAAGTAAAAACAGAAACAGATGAGAAATTATCCTCGGCACTGAATGAGCTGAAGCAGCTTCAATTGAAGCTATCCACAATGGAACAATATGCTAGCATACTTCATGGTTGTGTTTTCGGAAAACCTTTTGCTGAGCAAGATGTCCCTGCTTCATTGAAGGATTCAGGTTCATTCAACATTGCAAAAGAATGGGAGAACATGTTGGAGACTGCAGATCATAGGACGCTAATGAGGTTGGAAATGTTCTACCGGGACATGCTTGCTGGTGTGAAAGATAAACAAATGAAGAGAAGGATCAAGGAAATTGTAAAGGAGTGCCTCCAATCACCGGAGCCGAAAAATTAG
- the LOC130955479 gene encoding ultraviolet-B receptor UVR8 isoform X1: protein MDDAGNIPNSGNPSHKAIAVTAGEAHTLLLTGDGSVYSWGRGMFGRLGHGSEKDELLPVQVKFQNPNGGEAETPKIVAIASGAYHNLALADDGSVWSWGYNIYGQLGTDGEDTPDENSIGGVYNLAPHLLNKFPESHPLDSSTGVSEVEGKGSIKIHAVKAGGMMSMAIDNRGTLWMWGNCPQESKGEFSLVSSFIPMPILAFHGLNVAKVACGNEHVVALVSAGESNNGEDLVCYSWGVNNHGQLGLGDRENRAHPEVVKTFGEESPWTIYDIACGAAHTALLTRKKKSTELESKCWTFGLGDNGQLGHGTTQSALFPTPVQDLPQDISLIGIDCGLFHTSVVSSSGDVWSWGMEKGLGLCPDAGRGSSDSGDALSPLLKPCAPYQPKFPDPVQVACGAAHTVIVARDGYKVWSWGRGRCGVLGTGNELDCYTPTKVRWPPATEDSEEEEAKSSLEQDREKEKEAEVKTETDEKLSSALNELKQLQLKLSTMEQYASILHGCVFGKPFAEQDVPASLKDSGSFNIAKEWENMLETADHRTLMRLEMFYRDMLAGVKDKQMKRRIKEIVKECLQSPEPKN from the exons ATGGACGACGCCGGAAACATTCCAAACTCCGGCAACCCATCGCACAAGGCCATCGCCGTCACTGCCGGGGAAGCGCACACTCTCCTTCTTACTG GGGATGGGAGTGTGTACTCATGGGGAAGAGGAATGTTTGGGAGGCTTGGCCATGGTTCAGAAAAGGATGAGCTTTTACCAGTTCAGGTCAAGTTTCAGAACCCTAATGGAGGAGAAGCAGAAACACCCAAAATTGTTGCTATTGCTTCTGGTGCATATCATAATCTTGCTCTTGCAG ATGACGGGTCCGTTTGGAGTTGGGGTTACAATATTT ATGGTCAACTTGGAACGGACGGAGAGGATACACCTGATGAAAATTCTATTGGTGGAGTTTATAACCTAGCGCCCCACTTATTGAATAAGTTTCCCGAGTCGCACCCACTTGATTCTTCAACTGGTGTCTCTGAAGTAGAAGGAAAAGGATCAATTAAG ATACATGCTGTCAAAGCAGGAGGAATGATGTCTATGGCTATTGATAATCGTGGCACCCTCTGGATGTGGGGAAACTGCCCACAAGAAAGCAAAGGTGAATTCTCTCTTGTAAGTAGTTTCATTCCAATGCCAATACTGGCCTTTCATGGCCTTAATGTTGCCAAGGTTGCATGTGGAAATGAGCATGTTGTAGCATTGGTTAGTGCCGGAGAATCAAACAATGGTGAAGATTTGGTCTGCTACTCTTGGGGTGTTAACAACCATGGCCAGTTAGGATTGGGGGATAGGGAGAACAGGGCACATCCAGAAGTTGTGAAAACATTTGGTGAGGAGTCCCCTTGGACAATTTATGACATAGCATGTGGTGCTGCTCACACTGCCTTGCTCACTCGCAAAAAGAAATCTACCGAGTTGGAAAGCAAGTGCTGGACTTTTGGCCTTGGGGATAATGGCCAACTCGGGCATGGAACAACACAAAGCGCATTATTTCCTACACCTGTTCAAGACTTGCCGCAAGATATATCTCTTATTGGTATCGATTGCGGCTTGTTTCATACAAGTGTGGTTTCCTCATCAGGGGATGTGTGGTCATGGGGAATGGAGAAGGGTCTTGGCTTATGCCCTGATGCTGGTCGTGGTTCATCAGATTCTGGTGATGCCCTCTCACCCTTGCTTAAACCGTGTGCTCCATACCAACCTAAGTTTCCAGATCCGGTTCAAGTTGCATGTGGAGCTGCACATACTGTTATTGTTGCGCGGGATGGATATAAGGTGTGGTCTTGGGGTAGGGGGCGATGTGGAGTTCTTGGAACTGGTAACGAACTGGATTGTTATACCCCCACAAAGGTGCGGTGGCCTCCAGCGACCGAAGATTCAGAGGAAGAGGAAGCAAAGAGCTCCCTCGAGCAGgacagagagaaagaaaaggaggCCGAAGTAAAAACAGAAACAGATGAGAAATTATCCTCGGCACTGAATGAGCTGAAGCAGCTTCAATTGAAGCTATCCACAATGGAACAATATGCTAGCATACTTCATGGTTGTGTTTTCGGAAAACCTTTTGCTGAGCAAGATGTCCCTGCTTCATTGAAGGATTCAGGTTCATTCAACATTGCAAAAGAATGGGAGAACATGTTGGAGACTGCAGATCATAGGACGCTAATGAGGTTGGAAATGTTCTACCGGGACATGCTTGCTGGTGTGAAAGATAAACAAATGAAGAGAAGGATCAAGGAAATTGTAAAGGAGTGCCTCCAATCACCGGAGCCGAAAAATTAG
- the LOC130955479 gene encoding ultraviolet-B receptor UVR8 isoform X3: MMSMAIDNRGTLWMWGNCPQESKGEFSLVSSFIPMPILAFHGLNVAKVACGNEHVVALVSAGESNNGEDLVCYSWGVNNHGQLGLGDRENRAHPEVVKTFGEESPWTIYDIACGAAHTALLTRKKKSTELESKCWTFGLGDNGQLGHGTTQSALFPTPVQDLPQDISLIGIDCGLFHTSVVSSSGDVWSWGMEKGLGLCPDAGRGSSDSGDALSPLLKPCAPYQPKFPDPVQVACGAAHTVIVARDGYKVWSWGRGRCGVLGTGNELDCYTPTKVRWPPATEDSEEEEAKSSLEQDREKEKEAEVKTETDEKLSSALNELKQLQLKLSTMEQYASILHGCVFGKPFAEQDVPASLKDSGSFNIAKEWENMLETADHRTLMRLEMFYRDMLAGVKDKQMKRRIKEIVKECLQSPEPKN, encoded by the coding sequence ATGATGTCTATGGCTATTGATAATCGTGGCACCCTCTGGATGTGGGGAAACTGCCCACAAGAAAGCAAAGGTGAATTCTCTCTTGTAAGTAGTTTCATTCCAATGCCAATACTGGCCTTTCATGGCCTTAATGTTGCCAAGGTTGCATGTGGAAATGAGCATGTTGTAGCATTGGTTAGTGCCGGAGAATCAAACAATGGTGAAGATTTGGTCTGCTACTCTTGGGGTGTTAACAACCATGGCCAGTTAGGATTGGGGGATAGGGAGAACAGGGCACATCCAGAAGTTGTGAAAACATTTGGTGAGGAGTCCCCTTGGACAATTTATGACATAGCATGTGGTGCTGCTCACACTGCCTTGCTCACTCGCAAAAAGAAATCTACCGAGTTGGAAAGCAAGTGCTGGACTTTTGGCCTTGGGGATAATGGCCAACTCGGGCATGGAACAACACAAAGCGCATTATTTCCTACACCTGTTCAAGACTTGCCGCAAGATATATCTCTTATTGGTATCGATTGCGGCTTGTTTCATACAAGTGTGGTTTCCTCATCAGGGGATGTGTGGTCATGGGGAATGGAGAAGGGTCTTGGCTTATGCCCTGATGCTGGTCGTGGTTCATCAGATTCTGGTGATGCCCTCTCACCCTTGCTTAAACCGTGTGCTCCATACCAACCTAAGTTTCCAGATCCGGTTCAAGTTGCATGTGGAGCTGCACATACTGTTATTGTTGCGCGGGATGGATATAAGGTGTGGTCTTGGGGTAGGGGGCGATGTGGAGTTCTTGGAACTGGTAACGAACTGGATTGTTATACCCCCACAAAGGTGCGGTGGCCTCCAGCGACCGAAGATTCAGAGGAAGAGGAAGCAAAGAGCTCCCTCGAGCAGgacagagagaaagaaaaggaggCCGAAGTAAAAACAGAAACAGATGAGAAATTATCCTCGGCACTGAATGAGCTGAAGCAGCTTCAATTGAAGCTATCCACAATGGAACAATATGCTAGCATACTTCATGGTTGTGTTTTCGGAAAACCTTTTGCTGAGCAAGATGTCCCTGCTTCATTGAAGGATTCAGGTTCATTCAACATTGCAAAAGAATGGGAGAACATGTTGGAGACTGCAGATCATAGGACGCTAATGAGGTTGGAAATGTTCTACCGGGACATGCTTGCTGGTGTGAAAGATAAACAAATGAAGAGAAGGATCAAGGAAATTGTAAAGGAGTGCCTCCAATCACCGGAGCCGAAAAATTAG